One Desulfovibrio sp. genomic window carries:
- a CDS encoding site-specific integrase codes for MTTKTNVIEKLRHPYKITLYKNGTNANIYYYFTFKKKSYRGSTGTDSVDKAIDVVSEIYFGVKKGKDPKAQKGDSVKFEVAVAKFLEYKLTEGNIAPKTLKEYTRQSRYLVEKLGSKSIDSFTAKDFLEYEEWRVNYYKTHAAKKKQVYVRDGKKVTGRTFDTVGNSEINRECTLIGSILRHAKRYMNALQGKDVPVFKNKKERIREDILTKDEYLALEDYWMKENPYYWQIISFVNNTGIRYPSELCRITWGDVDLLKSYVVIRDRKSKGKTPLHSSVPLVGRAREIIEQLGNRQNIPKGHNDIVFVNDNGVQIKNINKAFKKSLEACGIEKDISMYSLRHLFITRMMKRPDIPMQMIASTVGHVDTTMVERRYSHLRTADIVEAFKRSEDNKKEFIAKMKRQIEELEQE; via the coding sequence ATGACTACAAAAACCAACGTGATAGAAAAGCTTCGGCATCCTTACAAAATTACGCTCTATAAGAACGGAACGAACGCAAATATCTATTATTACTTTACTTTCAAGAAAAAATCTTATCGAGGTTCGACTGGAACTGATTCGGTTGACAAAGCTATTGATGTAGTCTCTGAAATCTACTTTGGCGTAAAGAAGGGGAAAGATCCGAAAGCGCAAAAGGGTGACAGCGTTAAGTTTGAGGTCGCAGTGGCGAAGTTCTTGGAATACAAGTTGACGGAAGGTAACATCGCACCAAAGACCTTGAAGGAATATACAAGGCAGTCAAGATATCTGGTTGAGAAACTTGGTAGCAAATCCATTGACTCCTTCACGGCGAAAGATTTTCTTGAGTATGAAGAATGGCGGGTGAATTACTACAAGACACACGCCGCAAAGAAAAAACAGGTATACGTTAGGGATGGAAAAAAAGTTACTGGAAGAACATTTGATACTGTGGGAAACTCTGAAATAAACAGAGAATGTACCCTGATCGGTTCTATCTTGAGACATGCAAAGAGATACATGAACGCCTTGCAGGGTAAAGATGTTCCAGTGTTCAAGAACAAAAAGGAAAGGATTCGTGAAGACATCCTAACAAAAGATGAATATCTCGCTCTTGAAGACTACTGGATGAAAGAGAACCCCTATTACTGGCAGATAATTTCTTTCGTCAATAATACTGGGATTAGATACCCATCAGAACTGTGTAGGATCACGTGGGGTGATGTCGACCTCCTAAAATCGTATGTAGTCATTAGAGATAGGAAGAGCAAAGGGAAAACCCCTCTTCATTCCAGCGTTCCACTTGTTGGCAGAGCACGGGAAATCATAGAGCAACTTGGCAATAGGCAAAACATTCCAAAAGGTCACAACGATATTGTATTTGTCAACGACAATGGCGTCCAAATTAAGAATATCAACAAGGCTTTTAAGAAAAGTTTGGAGGCGTGTGGCATTGAGAAGGATATCTCGATGTACTCGCTACGGCATCTGTTCATCACCAGAATGATGAAGCGCCCAGATATTCCCATGCAGATGATTGCTAGTACGGTCGGTCACGTAGATACCACAATGGTTGAACGTCGGTACTCGCATCTACGCACAGCGGATATTGTAGAAGCATTCAAGCGGTCAGAGGACAACAAGAAAGAGTTTATTGCAAAGATGAAGCGCCAGATTGAAGAATTGGAACAAGAATAA